The DNA window ttaaattgatAAGGCACCACATACCCACACAGGCAGCCCAGTTATATCATAAATCTAAATTTGGACAATCAGCGTTTTCCATAAAGGGCTGTCAGCTCTGGAACACATTACCAAGTGAAATCAAACTGATTACAGATATAAAATCCTTCACAACAAAGGTCAAATGCAGGTTAAACGCAAACCAGAGCTGTAGCCACTCTTAGCTGAATGCGCTCAAACTTTTAGGGGTATTAGTGTAAGTGTTTTGGTGTATTGTGGTATGTGTACTTGTCTTCTGACTTGTGGTTTTATCCCCAGAGTTACAGGATGCTGTGGATGAGGTCCTGCCCACTCTGCTGGAGCAGGGGATCACTGTTCTCACCCTGGCTGACCGAACCGAAAACGCACACATGCAGAGCTTCAAAGAAAAAATGAACCAGGCCCTCTCGGGGCCTTTACCCAAGGGTTTAAGGTCACGTGTTAACATGATGAGTCCTGCAGCCTACATATACACATCAGGGACAACAGGTAAGCTCCCTCAGGTGTGACATGTTCGGGATTTATCAGTAAAAGAAACCGGACCTACATCACATGTGCCTCTGGCTTGTCTTTCAACAGGTTTACCTAAAGCAGCAGAGATCTCTCACGCCAGACTGTGGTTCATAGTTTGCTTCATGTCTAAAATGGGAATGACCACCAAAGATGTGATCTACATCAGCCTCCCACTCTATCACACTGCCGGCTTCATTGGATTCGCTTCAGCCATTGACATAGGTACATACCAGGGCTGTTAACACTGGGTCACGCAGAACGTGACCCAGTTTTTTACAAAATTTTTCTACAAAAATCTTCGATCAGGAGTTTccaaagttttgatgactgagtgcTATTTTAAGGGGTCTGCATATGACCTCCAACCTCCTTTTAATATTCTTCATCTTGTTCCTGTGTGCAGGTATCACCGTGGCTCTGAGGGATAAATTCTCTGCATCTAACTTCTGGGACGACTGCAGAAAATATAACGTCACTGTCTTTCAGTACATAGGTGAAATCATGCGCTACCTCTGCAACACACCAAAGGTATGAACTATATGTCACAACATTAACGGTACTCTCACATTAAAGGTcacaagaaataaaaaacaactgttgtTTCCTCCCTGACAGAAACTCAATGATCGAAGCCACAAAGTGAGACTTGCGATAGGCAACGGGATCAGAGCTGATGTTTGGAGGGACTTCATCGACAGGTTTGGAAACGTCGAAATCAAAGAGTTTTATGGAGCAACTGAGGGGAATTTCGGTCTGGTGAATTACGTCGGCAAGATCGGAGCTGTTGGCAGACACTTCTACTACTTAAAGGTAAATGTTCATATTTCATTTCACATTGTGAAATAAAAACCTGTGAATCAGTCAGCAATGTTTGATGGCTTTTTTCTTATCTTGCAGAAGCATTTTCCTTACGCTGTGATCAAATTCGACATAGAAACAGCAACACCTCTGAGGGATTCTTCTGGTTTCTGCATAGAGGCTGACAAAGGTGCGTTAGACCCAGGGCTGTACGTAGGTACCACTCAGGACACGGAGGTCAGGTCctcaatttttgtttttgtttttcctcggTAATATAGAGATTTGAAGTTCAGTTGAGGACACCACCGTCATGTCCtcaatttttttcttcttcagggcTTATGGATAGTTAATAATGACTTTACACATagtgtttttttaacagattcAATGTCCTtaaatttgatcattttatACCAACAAATTTAAGTAATGCAGgtattgaataaaataaactgaCAGAGTTTATCCCAGGTGGACTAAAGAATAAGCTTACAAAACAATCTCTAGATTATCAACTGtaaacagctgtttttaaatgaatgagggatttaataacattaatagAGCGACTCACAGTGCGCCGCAATTGTCATTGCTAGTTTCAGGCCGACACAGTTGTCATTGTACCGGTTAGCGCCAACGTTGTGTAAGCAGGAAATGCACTTGCCCCCATGGCTTtgtaggtcttaaaatgaggtgttGTCAGGAGCATTGTTGATGTATTGCTATTTTTAGGCAGTGAAATTGATTGCACCATTGACCTGCAAAAACCTGGTCTTAAGTCAGTGATGCAGTATTCCTGCTTTTTAAAAGGCGTGTTATTCAAACAGTAAGATGCGCCTACATTGGCGGATTCACAACCAGTGCACACTCTGCTTGTTACGCACACACAGGGGCGAGCAGATGGGTTGAGGGTGGTTGAAATATGACctcattaatgaggaaaatattaattacattcTCTTTACATGTGAACATAGAAGAACTGCAGAGAGAgaccctttttttttacatttatacacGAGGAGCAGCGTAACGTAATTttttcagaagctaaaagttcagttttgtttcaCCTGTCAAGTTTATAACTATATACGTGCTCAGGCATGTCATTGCACATAAAATAAGTTATTGCACTAAAGAAAAGAACTGTAATGTGTTTTAGTGGGTTCGCTTCAGCTCAAAGTTCAGTATGGTGATGGCTTTGGGGTACAGACTGTATGAATCTTGTGGTGCGTGTCTTGATGTACCAGTAGCATCTTTTGGAGGGCAACAGTTCAAACAGGTGATGAGCAGGATGGAATGAGACACGCATATCATTAATTAAGGGTCTAAATAAAACCCCTTTGCCCCTTGCGCCGTACTTTGTGCCCAGATAATGTGTCGTTTAACTAGCAAGTGGAGTTGGACATGCCCTAAATGCACTTGCAGTTCACTTTATACCAGCACTTAGATGGTTTAAATAGTGCCCagagagtctacagccatgtcagcagctctgtgaggctctGCTTGAGAAAAATACTCATATAATCAACTCTCCTGTTATCGTCCCGTTTACTACACAGTGTCTCCCCTCGAAGATAACAGGAGGGTTATTCATTTCTGTTGTGATTTTTCAGTGGTGGTCCAACTGACACATTAGTATTTCAAATGCCTGTTTGTACTTTTAGCCAAGTGTTGGATGATTCAGTGCATCAATAAAAATACCGAAATCCGTTTTCATATCCTTCTAAATCTGTAAATCCGTCACTGTGCTTTACAATTACTAAACACAGTGAATGTTTTTAATACGCTGTAAAATGCCAGGGCATTCTATCTACTGTTTATTACACCTCAACACAACTGGTTTTATTTGTGCTTCAACACACTGGTGTCAAAGCGAGTTACAGGATCACCTTGTGGTTAACCCTCTGCAGGTGAGCCTGGACTTCTGGTCACTGAGATATCACCGTGTGCTCCGTTTGGCGGTTATGTTGGAGACCTTCAGCAAACTGAGAAGAAGAAGCTGCGGGACGTCTTCAAGAAAGGAGACTTGTACTTCAACACTGGTGACCTGCTGCGCATTGATAAAGAAAATTTTTTCTACTTCCACGATCGAGTCGGAGACACTTTCAGGTGAGCTCATCCTTTGGTTTCAGCCACCTACTTTAAAGTGAAGCTTAAAAACCTGAGTGCAATGagtgatttattttaatacatAGATGGAAAGGAGAGAACGTGGCTACAACTGAGGTGGCTGACATCCTCACAATGGTCGACTGCATTAAAGAAGCCAACGTGTATGGAGTCACAGTGCCAGGTAATTATCGCTCTACATCTTCTCTTTTTTGTCAGCAGCAAAGTGTGAGAGCAGAAATagtcttcattcattcatcttccaTAACCGCATGTCCAGTTGGGGATCACAGGGTggctatcccagctgacattgggcgagaagcagggtacaccctggacaggctgccagactatcacagggctgacacatagagacagacaaccattcacactcacattcacacctacggacaattcagagtcaccaattaacctgcatgtcattagactgtgggaggaagccggagtacccagagaaaatgTCTGTCACAATGTCCCACAGCCTAGTCTTCAAATTTCTGTTTTGTCTAAGCATTTTATAGACAGTCCAACACCCAGAGATATTCACTTTACAATAACATGAACAAAGAAAAATTGGCACATTGTTTCAGCTCTGAGGTAAACTTCATTTCAGGAACATGAAGAACCTGAGCCAGCTTTCAATATTTCATTAAAGGTCGTCTTTGTTTGAAATAATTCAGATGTTGACTCTATTTAATTCCTCTCACATTTACATTCGTCTGATTGCCTCAAATAGATTTTCAGCAGAAACTTGATTTGAAATTATTTTCACTCCAGAGTTGATTAGCTTTGAGAAACTTCTGAAAAACACCTCCCATTTATGTTTTTCAAGGGTGTTTTTCTTGACTGAGCCTGTTGTTACAGACTGACAAGACCTGCCCAGTTTCTTAGAGAAAGGAAATGCAGCCTTTTGAAGCCTCAGTTACACTTTCCACACGCTAGATCTCATGGACATATGCTGGCGCAGAATCCTGGCAAGGAAACGTCAAGGCCAAACGGTGGAATTACAGTCTCCAAGTCCGTCACGTTATCCCATGGAGCCCTAAAAGGAattttcccatagacttgcatgtgaaaaagacatctgtaaatccGCAAATTATCCTTTTTTGAGCATCAAGAATTTTatccatttggtccaataacatttagACAGTGGAGAAGAGCAAGAGTTCACGTTAGGTGAGTGCTAAACCAAGAGTGCCTAATGCCATTATCGGTTCTGCTTATCGGTCTGATTCTTTATCAGTTCCCTCATTGATTTCTGATCACTTATCTGCGTGGAAGAAAAAGTAGGTCTGTGACAACTGTGACATAATCTCTAAGTCTGAACAAAGTGTACAAACAGATTAGAAATAACGCGTGCATGTGACTCAGGTGTTTTCTTAGTCAAAGacaaaaaacctgctcagcctGTGTAGAGGAAAATGTTTTACCTCAGAGTTTTAGTGTGATATTAATGTGTTATTTTCCTTCCTGTTCACCTGATTCAGTGACGAACTGTTTCACACTGATTAATAGACCCCTGTGTGTAAATGTCACAGCTACTCATCCAGGAAGACATTCTTTGAGGTGCTGAGGGGATCAGGACAGATTGAGAGCTTTGTTGCCACTCAGACATATTGATTAGCCCGACTCACAACCCACTGTTAGCTTttgatgtaataataataaggactactccatacccattgagtgcacagttgcccacgtacagtttcacatggtgtgtgtttgggatacaggtcataggaaattgcagattaaatagtcaactgaacccattaagaagagtaatgtattcagacagagtttttgtgaatttgatagtacgattgctttattgaaagtacagtagtaccattgccagtagtgggatagttagtgggctaaacctgtacattagtagttgaggtagcacgttgaaaggcagatagttaaagtcattcccttatagaagctcagttttactaagttttccaacttttgccaagagcgaactttagatattggtccctagattatgttcaccaagtttcatgcagatcggtcaaacttcctaggaagagatcgatttgaagtgtttttcaaaaaatacaaaatagcagaaaatctatataaccgtaagttatgggttcttgaggcaaatttgctcctcatgaggagaggcatctctgtgcacagtttcatgtctctacgacatacagggcatgagaaatgcccattcaaagtttgcaatttcaatcggttgctatagcacccccctttggccaattgatgtaatattgcttcattcgcatcctcccatgaccctctaccactggaacagacacacccacagatgGACAGAGTTCtcctcattatatagtaagataagaataagaataatgataataaactttattaataaAAACGTTACAAATTGCTTTACATGGTTGATCCTGGATTTAAAACAATGCGggatttaaagggccagtgtgtaatatttggcatggtttattgtcaatctgaatctgaatctgaatattctacccattaatatgtttatataagtgtataatcgctataaaataaaatttgtttggttttcgtagccttataattatgcttttatatatatatatatatatagcaagggccttgctttagagaggtcgccatcttgcgccgccatgtatgtaaggcagcccgagcggacagtccagccagccagagaacgcgtttcgcgtgtataaatgaaccaatgaagacagcggaaggaaggaagaaggaggaggaggaaacagcagagagtgttagtagttcgtcgatagagagtagtgaaaagtttttttagttataaagtttgcgaatggaccacacttaccacgcaacaggagagaatgaacccgaaccgtcatctgcgaggaaaagaagacgcaacttcactccttgtgatgcactctctgcggcactttttctcctgatgatatatctccccaacaatggcagcagtagcatcgaatcccattctgtgcattcagcctctcttctcgcccactcagcatcaaacacatggagttcctcatctgtatgctccggctcaaacaggtatggctctgggtctgtgtccgctacaagaaactcttcaaaatcgcgttcaaagtcgtccattgcagctactatagtccggagatattgctaggctaaataaacagctgagctctgtttaccggctacgctgtcagtcagtgtgcgggctggagattggtggagcagagaggggaggggggtccccacttagtatggtaaacgagtatgtgtgtaaagttatgaagtgtgtgtgttacgctagaagagtcagagtttgggacggagtcttttaccccctggagtgttatcagagtttctggagtgctcaaataaacgtgcctttttcccgaacgctcctctggtctcctgctcgtgagggattcattacaatatcgtaacatggtttagatttctaaataaacattcaccttgtcgctagatagacctactcctgaaaaactcgtgcacaaggctttttgtccctacgaggccaccgtcctttacccgatgggaggggtgagcgagtgagccctgcaatctagaatttgaccactgatgtcactgttttcaacccattttacacactggccctttaagcaaataaaatgaGGCAATTTTAAGAAATACAAAGAACAGTGACAAttgaataaagataaaataccaTCACTGAGGCTGAGGCAAAGCTGGCAACTAATTGCCTTGTAGATTGCACTGAGGTGTGGGAAATCGAacaattagagtaatacagaataAAAGAATACAATAACCGGTGGCAACAcaagattaaaaacaataaaaataatcaaatgagacatgtataaaataaacagtgtgctgaatTTAATAAAAGGCTTTTTTGAACCAATAAGATGTCACTGATTCAGCAAGCCTCAGATCAGATCTAACACTATAAAAACCTTGTTCTGAATGTTCATCTTTAGATAAAATTCAACATCCTCACTGTGAACTTCTGTCTCTACTGCGCAGTGAATACAACTCATCTGAACAAGCCACAGAATTGGACCTGAAAAACACCTGCCTGTGCATCACCATGTTATTAAAACACAGGATATTTAACCTCGGTAACAGACGTGCAGCTCAGTTGGAAAGCAGTGGCGCTTGTGTGTAGAGTGTCAGATACATGGCATaccaggggccgtattcacaaagcctCCCTATACAAACAGTTGCTCCTTGTGACAAAATTCTAAGAACATTCTTAAAATTGTGACGCTTTCTTAGTATTGCCCCTTAAAGTTCAGactaaagataaaagttattcacagagcatcttagcCCTTAAAACAGTTGAAAGGTgaaaactgttaggagcagagaggaggacttttaagaggcttaagagcttcttaatcagaggagaaaatagtgaaagacaaagaggtgggagaaatattctccactggatgacagtgagtaaatgaaatgctacataTCAGATGCTGCAGGGataatatgtgtgtgtcatttccCACCTAATGCTATAATGCCAgtaataaaatgatcacaacaccaagatatttggaaaactggaaaatgcaacagtgcagcagtgatgacttgagtctgtctcaaccttccatcagcagagtgatcacaccaacaatgacaacactttcacggTCAGCAGTACATttaatttccactgggtgtcctcaccttgcaggctcacaaaagggtgtgtctctgacaaccaatcaAATCTGTAAAAAGAATGCACCATACCCAGCAACAGGGTCAACTACACCTcttcactaaggtaaaagtttgtgtcccttccttgctcagagttgctctgagaactttcctaaatcactcctaaacTGGGACTGTAAAAGGGATCGATAAGCTCGGACACATGTGATTGTGCTGTATGGACAATTTGGAACCGGTTCTAGATTCCCATCCCtactctttatacatccattaCACAGACAGGTGAAAACATACTGCATGAGACCCTTGCAAATGCGACAAGCACAAATCAAGCATTATGGCAACAGCTGAAAAACACCTGGCGTCCCAGGTGCTTTCCCCTCTGCTTTTACTTCCTTGAACCCTGCTGTTGTTAGTGGTATTTTGGGGCCAGAGTGGTGTCTTTCCTCTTGATCCATAGCTACCGGCTGGCCTGTTCAGCTGCGCCAGAGAGGGCTTTGATGGCCTGACGCTGGGCTTGGCCTAGTTGATTTGCCCACAAAGCCCCTGCAGCCCATTTGAACTGGGCAGCCGTGTTACGATGTCATCATATTTAGCAGGTTTTTGTCCTCAGATGGCTTTTATGTTTAGCTAGTCCAAGAAAACACAAACCAGACATTAACTGTTTGCCCATGTTTGCAGCCTGAGTATGTTGCAAATCTAAGGGCATTATAGGGGGAAAAAAGTTTGTACACATTTACCACACTCGTTTATCCCTATCTCAGTTAAGCTCATTAATGAGAGGAGGTGATTGTATTGTGtacttgtgcgtgtgtgtatagGTAGCATGTATCCGAGCGTGTAtgtgagtttactgtgtactgggtgtgcatgtgtctatgtatcttttttttttgtttccctttatttattgtgttgtttttctatTTGTAACCCTTATGCAGCAATTTTTCCCTTCATCCAAATTTCTCCCAAGGGAGACCAATAAAGTAACCTTGACCTCAACCACGCGCTGTTTGCCAGGAGTCCATCATGTATTGAGGCCAATGGGTACCTTTAAACTCTTGCCACAGTTTCTCTGTGTTGTTTACACTTTATTGGGACAGCTCGGGTCAGTGTACTGGTCATAAACTTTGGCCGAAATATTCCAGTAGGCTGGGACCCCCTTCTTGTTGGTTGTATCTTTCAGACAGTCGGACCAGTGAAGTGGGACAAAGGTTAGGTAAGGCTGCAGTCAGCAGTAACAGAGGACAAGCCGGCTGCACAGAGAGCATAGTTCAAATAAGTAAACTATTCTGAAAACAGCAGAAAGTCAATGATTGCAGGTTGTCCTGATGTTTTGACCCGCTCGCTGACATGGTCAACGGTTGCAGCAGTGGCTGTGTGACACAGCTAATGGAGGCAGTTAAGGTACCTGAGGCTGAAAGCCAAAACATGTCAAGAAGTGCAGtgttaaataaacacaagaacatCCTTGCTTTCTCAAACTTTATGGCATGTAGGAGAATCCTAATGGACTGAAAGTCACATCATCCCCCAAATTCCTCTACAAGGTTTAGAGTTCTagtgttttttcttaaatttgagaaaatttaattttcattgCAGGGACATCCTGAGAAATTTAAATCCACTCAGGGTCAGATCATACAATACTTTGGTAAATTAAAGACTGTATAGATTCATAACTCTTCTCTGCTACATTGAGGCTCCTTTTTGGCTCACAATTTTTTATCCATATCTTTtcctgcattttatttatttatattgtgtATATGTCttgagttattattattattattattattattattattattattattattgttattgttattagtaGTACTAGTGGTAGTGGTAGTAGTTTTTTAATATTGGAGGCTGTGTGATTTGTTCTGTGTTTGAGGAAATTActattaataatataaattaataatataaatgATCCTACTgttcacttgatttattaccacagtaaacattttcctgaTAAGTTTATTGCAGGGAAACTCAATTTGCTTTgcgggccacttttgcaaagtGACAGGAGGACAGGGGccatttaataaacaaacattaatgatATTTATCAGTACATATAATAAATGAATTGTGTGTTTGCAACCTTTGAtgtttgctgtcctcactcaACTTACTGATGAGGCAAGTCACATCACTCTCAGTATTTAGAATATGCATTTTTATCTTCCAATAAAGACATTAAAGTAGaaaaggacttttattttgatgaaattatAGACATTTCTACCTTAAATCGATGcataaaattcaccagaatgcggAACATTAAATGTTTGCTGCCCAAAATTTCCCGAGAGAGGACCCCTAAGCCCTTGTTTTCTATGTGTCccccccagtgttgaatcaaAACCTTGCTCTTGTTtgtaggatttgaggacatttgagGGGTTAACCCTGACCTCTGTCTGCACTTTTTTATGCATTCTGGCCCCGTATTGTAcattaaagtacaaaaaataatcCTAGTGTGAATCAGCTGATATCAAGTGTGACCTGGAAAATGGTCGGCTAGCTGCCTAGCAGCCTGTCACATGCCAGGATTGGCCCACAGGCCATAAGTTTAGTATCCCTGGTTTATGGCCTCAATCTCTAGTTTCAAGGCTTCTCTGATACAGCAAGATGTTCAATTTGTAAAGTAAGGTCCCATTtggagtaaaaaaaagtcaataacaCAGCTTTAGGGCAGTGGTTCACAACTGGTGGGTCGagatccaaaagtgggttgcagatcttcctgctgtggagtgagtgactaacagacagcttcTTAACAGAGACGGTAAACTGGCCAGACAACATagtcaaacacaagtatgatgctgtttgtattaaactgtgtggaccttgaactaatgactaaggagaactCTGGACCTTgtggctgaaccagttgggagccactgatCTAGGGCATGGCTGCTTTGTTGTATAGTGTTGCATAGTGTTCTTTGGttttcagtcagatccacccctcacccCTCCACATCTCTGCCCTCTCGTAACGTCACAGTGGCTACCTCCACATCTTTTTCATGCCCACGGTTTGCTAACACAGGCTTTCTCctctaaatgtttattttagagaaatacttcacttgcaaaattactgtttgttcATCAATTACTcaaaaacttatttttttccccaggaATTGAAGGTAAAACgcggtgagtaactgataaacaaatgatcattttgcaggtgaagattTCCCTCAAGCCTAAGTGTATTTAATGTTTTACATCAGTAAAGGTTCCTCTGATTTAACTATTCTTTAACTTATTCCAGGTCAGGAAGGGCGATGTGGGATGGCTGCTGTCACGTTAAGAGATGGACAGAGATTTGACTCCGCTGCTGTTTGTAAGCAAGTCGAAAACTTCCTGCCCAGCTATGCGAGGCCACGTTTTCTCAGGGTTCAGGTACagttcattttatatttttacaaaaaTTTCTAACATTCAGCCTTACTTGAGTTCTCTCTCCTTAGAAGCTATTTCACTGTGGTTACAGAACTCCATGGACATTACAGGCACCTTCAAGCATTTGAAGGCAAAAGTGGTGGAGGAAGGTTTCAACCCAAATAAGATAACCGAGCCACTCTTCTATCTGGATGAAAAAGTCATGGATTACGTCCCACTTACGCTGGATATATTCAACGGTGTTACATCAGGGAAGATTAAATTTTAATTCTACCTCTCCTGCTGGCACTGTGACACATCAAGCCACTGCGATGCTGAGCTCATTTGAGAGGCTGCTTTCTGATGAACtcttgtgattttatttttatgtgtttacaTATGTTCTTCTACTTCATCAGAAATTCCACACATATCCATAAATGACTTAAATTCTCCAGAGAGCATGTCATAGCCTGTTGCACTGAGAGGGCATTGATTTACTTGAAGCAAGAGAGCAAGTTTTTCCAGTTGAGGAAATGGCTCCTCACTCAAACTGTGACTTCTTGCTGCGTACCATTCTGTTCTGTTGAGGCTATTGTCAGTGCAGGAGCTGGAATCTGTGCCTTGTAAACAAAAGATGTCTTCTTGTATATGACTGTTGATCGTTAGGCATTACGTCCCTCCCTTTCTACAGGGCTGAATGATTGGAGGAAAATAAttgatacagatttttttctgatgaGTACTGTGAATTGTAACTATTTTCTTAAAATTAAGTGCTGGACTTTTTAGTAATCTATatactttttacacaaacttttATTGTAGCAATCAGAAATATAAAttccttgtgttttttcttaaatagAAAAATGAACTTGTTACTTAGATCCCTAAATGTTACTTGTCATTATAGCTAGTTATATCAACAATGGCTGTCTAAACCTACAGCATATTAAAGGAGTACTTCACCCATAAAATCATCATGtgcatatcaattactcaccctgtgttaccttgattagtgaagaaaactttgttgaTGAATTGTAGTAATAAGGGGTTTGcatttacaacagcaaaactatttctgcagtataatccaagtctcatttatccagctgtatgctcagtacttcccaaacacatgcattttggcTAAAACCGtacaatttaaaacacttcaGCATACGAGTCGTGCTCCTGCAAGTGCATGTGTTGCTGCTGAATTGAATGGACGAGCGGAtttcaaagtattcctttaagacgCTGTAACAAAGCTTTTTCATTGCATCAAGCTGCAGGAAAACCACAGGTGTAATTTATAACTTAAATAAGACCTGTGCTCCTCTAATTGgccttttccactgtcacttttggCAGCACCGTTTCAAGCCATGCCGCACTGATTTGCGTTTCTATTATCAGTGGAGACACACCATGCCACGCCGGGCTGCACCAAAGATGGACCTTCTATCGAGTGTGTCCAAAAGCCGGGCTGCCCACCCTCAAATGAGTAGCGGTGATGTCACACTGCAGCTAggctgagtgggcggaagttcgctgcatagatcggcctctcattgggcggaacgagccacctgctgaagtcccgccctaccacctccggttgtgtagcagttttcaacacgtcctttactaactttttcggtgtttgatcttgcggggatgtagccatttttctgccatggttcgcgtcctgtaggtgatatttttgtgggcgtgttacaccaaaacctgtttccccccggcaatatttttgcaagcacaccgttgctgtggcatcgccaagaacgattgtgattggttgaaagaaataaaaaaagccggggcgtttttttttctccaatctttaagtgagagtcggcccagccagacctttcttttcttgagaaaggtctggtgagcgagactacacTGCAGCCAACCCCCTTCTCCCTCTCAAAGAAgccatgtgtgttgtgagatCCTACTCTATCTGCTGATACCAGAGAGAggcatttttaaaagtctctgtgtgttcatttCTCAGTACTTTTggagcttctaactgaatcgctgtggtttggagttcagtttctctcctgcaCCCTGTTTGTACTaaagatatctgctttattttactgtttcatgtttgctATCAGC is part of the Epinephelus lanceolatus isolate andai-2023 chromosome 5, ASM4190304v1, whole genome shotgun sequence genome and encodes:
- the LOC117261635 gene encoding long-chain fatty acid transport protein 2-like — translated: MIIWILLAAALLVALFLRYPYFIQDVRFLRDRFKARELVLKYKQTNYSILDRFFEVVKAQPHKPFVLYKDETYSFQDADELSNKAARVFLQIGLKEGDKVALFLRNEPMFLWMWLALVKIGCSGAFLNYNIRSKSLLHCFSCVGAKTLVAAGELQDAVDEVLPTLLEQGITVLTLADRTENAHMQSFKEKMNQALSGPLPKGLRSRVNMMSPAAYIYTSGTTGLPKAAEISHARLWFIVCFMSKMGMTTKDVIYISLPLYHTAGFIGFASAIDIGITVALRDKFSASNFWDDCRKYNVTVFQYIGEIMRYLCNTPKKLNDRSHKVRLAIGNGIRADVWRDFIDRFGNVEIKEFYGATEGNFGLVNYVGKIGAVGRHFYYLKKHFPYAVIKFDIETATPLRDSSGFCIEADKGEPGLLVTEISPCAPFGGYVGDLQQTEKKKLRDVFKKGDLYFNTGDLLRIDKENFFYFHDRVGDTFRWKGENVATTEVADILTMVDCIKEANVYGVTVPGQEGRCGMAAVTLRDGQRFDSAAVCKQVENFLPSYARPRFLRVQNSMDITGTFKHLKAKVVEEGFNPNKITEPLFYLDEKVMDYVPLTLDIFNGVTSGKIKF